A stretch of the Candidatus Methylomirabilota bacterium genome encodes the following:
- a CDS encoding ABC transporter substrate-binding protein, with translation MIRPMLAVVVALGLTAPAQAQAPQKVVFALNWFAVGDHAAYWVALDKGYYKDKGLEVELQNSKGSGDSIAKVDTGRADIGLADAAVVIPLVAKGAKVKVVGAVFDNTPLNIWTRKDTGITKPKDLEGKTLAAPPGDGQRQLFPAFARINGIDESKVKWVNIEPAAKFVALSEKRADAVPDYTTGQPFWEKAVGKENLVRMPWYQHGFDTYSMSIMASEKTMNERPKVLKDFLEASYRGWRDVMENPKAALEIFKKRVPEIDLALIEPNMMLGLELMRTDRYAQNGIGWMDRAKMCRTVELINTYMDVPRKVGCDEVFTNSFLTKIEPPKSMR, from the coding sequence ATGATCCGCCCGATGCTCGCCGTCGTCGTCGCCCTCGGCCTAACCGCGCCCGCGCAGGCGCAGGCCCCGCAGAAGGTCGTGTTCGCGCTGAACTGGTTCGCGGTGGGTGATCACGCCGCCTATTGGGTGGCGCTCGACAAGGGCTACTACAAGGACAAGGGGCTCGAGGTCGAGCTCCAGAACTCCAAGGGCTCGGGCGACTCCATCGCCAAGGTGGACACGGGGCGCGCGGACATCGGCCTCGCGGATGCCGCGGTGGTCATTCCGCTCGTGGCCAAGGGCGCCAAGGTCAAGGTGGTGGGCGCGGTGTTCGACAACACGCCGCTCAACATCTGGACGCGCAAGGACACCGGCATCACCAAGCCCAAGGACCTTGAAGGTAAAACGCTGGCTGCTCCGCCGGGTGACGGCCAGCGCCAGCTCTTCCCCGCCTTCGCGCGCATCAACGGCATCGACGAGAGCAAGGTGAAGTGGGTGAACATCGAGCCCGCCGCCAAGTTCGTGGCGCTGTCGGAGAAGCGTGCGGACGCCGTGCCCGACTACACCACCGGCCAGCCGTTCTGGGAGAAGGCGGTGGGCAAGGAGAACCTCGTCCGGATGCCGTGGTACCAGCACGGGTTCGACACGTATTCCATGTCCATCATGGCGAGCGAGAAGACGATGAACGAGCGGCCCAAGGTGCTCAAGGACTTCCTCGAGGCCTCGTATCGCGGCTGGCGCGACGTGATGGAGAATCCCAAGGCCGCGCTGGAGATCTTCAAGAAGCGCGTGCCCGAGATCGACCTCGCCCTCATCGAGCCCAACATGATGCTGGGCCTCGAGCTGATGCGGACCGATCGCTATGCCCAGAACGGGATCGGCTGGATGGACCGCGCCAAGATGTGCCGGACGGTCGAGCTGATCAACACGTACATGGACGTGCCCCGCAAGGTCGGCTGCGACGAGGTCTTCACGAACTCGTTCCTCACCAAGATCGAGCCGCCGAAGAGCATGCGGTAA
- a CDS encoding amidase family protein: MTTTRDLAFTPAVALARLYRRRAVSPLEVVQAALARIDALNPGVNAFVTLVREEALREARRATAAMRRGRALPPLFGVPVGIKDVTPTKGVLTTYGSTLFKDHVPDVDALVVERLRAAGAIVLGKTNTPEFAFGPNTVNAVFGATRNPWNLARTAGGSSGGSAAALATGMCPIAEGTDLGGSLRGPAAHCGVVGFRTTPGLIPRHPSVLAWDTYSVEGPMARTVADAALMLSVMAGPDARSPISYEVDTRALRTAAQTPSVKGWRIAWTADLGGLVTVHREVSAVFEGAVRAFGAAGARVEPACPDMSEVPEIVRLSRGFLMVARHGDKLPRHRDVLQAGLVENTEQGLALTAADVARGELLRTTLWHRVRAFLEGRDVWITPTTATPPFPLEEPVLGRSFLTYAFSVLGLPAISIPAGFTSDGLPIGLQIVGRRGAEPTVLRAAAAFEAVRPWALRVPPGVSRPSP, translated from the coding sequence ATGACGACGACCCGCGATCTCGCGTTCACGCCCGCCGTGGCGCTCGCGCGCCTCTACCGGCGGCGCGCCGTCTCGCCCCTCGAGGTGGTCCAGGCGGCGCTGGCACGCATCGACGCCCTCAATCCGGGGGTGAACGCTTTCGTCACCCTGGTCCGTGAGGAGGCGCTCCGCGAGGCGCGCCGGGCCACCGCGGCCATGCGGCGGGGCCGGGCCCTGCCGCCCCTCTTCGGGGTGCCGGTGGGCATCAAGGACGTGACGCCGACCAAGGGCGTCCTCACCACGTACGGCTCGACCCTCTTCAAGGATCACGTGCCGGACGTCGACGCCCTCGTGGTGGAGCGACTCCGGGCGGCGGGGGCCATCGTGCTCGGCAAGACCAACACCCCCGAGTTCGCCTTCGGTCCCAACACGGTGAACGCGGTGTTCGGCGCCACGCGCAACCCGTGGAACCTCGCACGCACCGCCGGCGGCTCGAGCGGTGGCTCGGCGGCGGCCCTGGCCACCGGTATGTGCCCGATCGCGGAAGGCACTGATCTCGGCGGGTCCTTGAGGGGGCCGGCGGCCCATTGCGGGGTGGTGGGCTTCCGGACCACGCCGGGACTGATCCCGCGGCATCCCTCCGTGCTCGCCTGGGACACGTACTCCGTCGAGGGGCCGATGGCGCGCACCGTGGCCGACGCCGCGCTGATGCTCTCGGTGATGGCGGGCCCTGACGCACGCTCGCCGATCTCGTACGAGGTCGACACGCGCGCGCTGAGGACCGCGGCGCAGACGCCATCGGTGAAGGGCTGGCGTATCGCGTGGACGGCGGACCTGGGCGGGCTGGTCACCGTGCATCGCGAGGTGTCCGCGGTGTTCGAGGGGGCGGTGCGCGCGTTCGGCGCCGCGGGTGCGCGCGTGGAGCCTGCGTGCCCGGACATGAGCGAGGTGCCGGAGATCGTGCGCCTCTCGCGCGGCTTCCTGATGGTCGCGCGCCATGGGGACAAGCTGCCGCGCCACCGGGACGTCCTGCAGGCGGGGCTGGTCGAGAACACGGAGCAGGGCCTGGCGCTCACCGCGGCCGACGTGGCGCGCGGGGAGCTCTTGCGCACCACGCTCTGGCACCGCGTCCGGGCGTTCCTCGAGGGGCGGGACGTGTGGATCACGCCGACCACCGCCACGCCGCCGTTCCCGCTCGAGGAGCCAGTGCTCGGGCGCTCGTTCCTCACCTACGCTTTCTCGGTGCTGGGCCTGCCCGCGATCTCGATTCCCGCAGGCTTCACCTCCGACGGCCTGCCCATCGGGCTTCAGATCGTCGGCCGGCGGGGCGCGGAGCCCACCGTCCTCCGGGCGGCGGCGGCGTTCGAAGCGGTCCGCCCATGGGCGCTCCGAGTTCCCCCGGGGGTATCCCGGCCCTCGCCCTGA
- a CDS encoding ABC transporter ATP-binding protein — MLIELEGVGMTYASASGPVEALRAITFGVGRGELVALVGPSGCGKSTLLRVVAGLRPPSLGRARVDGQDVLTPLPAIGMVFQAPVLLRWRRLLDNVLLPVELAGRRPADYRARALELLRTTGLAEFADKYPRELSGGMQQRAALCRALMLDPPILLMDEPFGALDAMTRDEMNLELLRVWGETAAPAARRKTVVFVTHSIPEAVFLADRVVVMTPRPGRVARVFDVPLPRPRAMAQRADPAFGRLALEIYDTLNARPSGPGVLA; from the coding sequence GTGCTGATCGAGCTCGAGGGCGTGGGCATGACCTACGCCTCGGCGAGCGGGCCCGTGGAGGCCCTGCGGGCGATCACGTTCGGTGTGGGCCGCGGCGAGCTGGTGGCGCTCGTGGGGCCCTCCGGCTGCGGCAAGTCCACGCTGCTCCGGGTGGTGGCGGGGCTCCGGCCGCCCAGCCTGGGCCGCGCGCGCGTCGACGGTCAGGACGTCCTGACGCCGCTGCCCGCGATCGGCATGGTCTTCCAGGCCCCGGTGCTCCTTCGCTGGCGGCGCCTGCTCGACAACGTGCTGTTGCCCGTCGAGCTCGCGGGCCGGCGCCCGGCGGACTATCGGGCGCGGGCCCTCGAGCTCCTGCGGACGACGGGCCTCGCCGAGTTCGCCGACAAGTATCCGCGCGAGCTCTCCGGCGGCATGCAGCAGCGGGCGGCTCTGTGTCGCGCGCTGATGCTGGATCCGCCGATCCTCCTGATGGACGAGCCCTTCGGCGCGCTCGACGCCATGACCCGGGACGAGATGAACCTGGAGCTCCTGCGCGTGTGGGGCGAGACGGCGGCGCCGGCCGCGCGGCGCAAGACCGTGGTCTTCGTCACGCACTCGATTCCGGAGGCGGTGTTCCTCGCCGATCGCGTGGTGGTGATGACGCCGCGCCCCGGCCGCGTGGCGCGAGTCTTCGACGTGCCGCTGCCGCGTCCCCGCGCCATGGCCCAGCGCGCCGATCCCGCCTTCGGGCGGCTCGCGCTGGAGATCTACGACACCTTGAACGCCCGGCCCTCCGGCCCGGGCGTGCTCGCCTGA
- a CDS encoding 2-oxoglutarate and iron-dependent oxygenase domain-containing protein: MPELRAVPVIDLAPARAGDAAARRATAAAIDEACREIGFFAIRGHGVADAAVEALRGKAHDFFARPLGDKQAARHPVAGTNRGYHQVGGESLAAANDTEAPPDLKEFFHVGPVDVRDESYYTDALGRRHFLPNLWPAAPAGFAEAASTYYRAMSALIVELMRLAALALDVPERFFDDKVDRSIGTMRLNYYPAQATPPRPGQLRASAHTDYGGFTILSGEDVAGGLQVRRRDGAWVDVATTPTTFVVNIGDLLMRWTNDRWLSNLHRVVNPPPEAAQTARLSIAFFNHPNYDALIECLPSQGRARHTPVLSGEYRDEKYAKTLAPAAAPSA, translated from the coding sequence ATGCCTGAGCTCCGCGCCGTCCCCGTGATCGACCTCGCCCCCGCCCGCGCGGGCGACGCGGCCGCGCGCCGCGCCACCGCGGCCGCCATCGACGAGGCGTGCCGTGAGATCGGCTTCTTCGCCATCCGCGGCCACGGGGTGGCCGACGCCGCCGTCGAGGCGCTCCGGGGCAAGGCGCACGATTTCTTCGCCCGCCCCCTGGGGGACAAGCAGGCGGCCCGACACCCGGTGGCCGGGACCAACCGCGGCTATCACCAGGTCGGGGGCGAGAGCCTCGCCGCCGCCAACGACACCGAGGCCCCGCCCGATCTCAAGGAGTTCTTCCACGTGGGCCCGGTGGACGTGCGCGACGAGTCCTACTACACGGACGCACTCGGCCGACGGCACTTCCTGCCGAATCTCTGGCCGGCGGCGCCCGCGGGCTTCGCCGAGGCCGCGTCCACGTACTACCGGGCCATGAGCGCGCTCATCGTCGAGCTCATGCGGTTGGCCGCCCTCGCCCTGGACGTGCCCGAGCGGTTCTTCGACGACAAGGTGGATCGCTCCATCGGCACCATGCGGCTCAACTACTACCCCGCGCAGGCGACGCCGCCGCGGCCCGGCCAGCTGCGGGCGAGCGCGCACACCGACTACGGCGGCTTCACGATCCTGAGCGGCGAGGACGTGGCGGGCGGGCTTCAGGTGCGGCGGCGGGACGGCGCGTGGGTGGACGTCGCCACCACGCCGACGACCTTCGTGGTGAACATCGGCGATCTCCTCATGCGGTGGACGAACGACCGCTGGCTGTCGAATCTTCACCGGGTCGTCAATCCCCCGCCCGAGGCGGCGCAAACCGCTCGGTTGTCCATCGCGTTCTTCAACCACCCGAACTACGACGCGCTCATCGAGTGCCTGCCCTCGCAGGGACGCGCGCGGCACACGCCGGTGCTCTCCGGCGAGTATCGCGACGAAAAGTACGCCAAGACCCTCGCCCCCGCGGCGGCCCCGAGCGCATGA
- a CDS encoding alpha/beta hydrolase has protein sequence MLYRQFDRKALDAAYNNTEAVGQARRDQYVEGWTARSDAFRARNRGRLDLRYGAGTRQRLDIFPSGAAGAPTVVYIHGGYWQANDKEPYACLGEGLLPAGWNLALVEYTLAPAARLDAIVAEIRAAVAWVIEHAKEHGGDPQRVFVAGHSAGGHLTAMAMEDARVAGGVAISGLFDLEPIRLCYLNDKLRLDPAEAARNSPLLHLPPRAAPLVVTVGLGELPELIRQSAEYAEAWTKRGLPGRYLPLANHEHFSILEELARPEGAILAALKELATSER, from the coding sequence ATGCTCTATCGCCAGTTCGACCGGAAGGCGCTGGACGCCGCCTACAACAACACGGAAGCCGTAGGCCAGGCGCGGCGCGATCAGTACGTCGAAGGCTGGACAGCGCGGTCGGACGCCTTCCGCGCGCGAAACCGCGGCCGCCTCGACCTCCGCTACGGCGCGGGGACGCGCCAGCGTCTCGACATCTTCCCCTCCGGCGCCGCGGGCGCACCGACCGTCGTCTACATCCACGGCGGCTACTGGCAGGCCAACGACAAGGAGCCCTACGCCTGTCTGGGCGAGGGCCTGTTACCCGCGGGCTGGAACCTCGCCCTCGTGGAGTACACGCTGGCGCCGGCGGCGCGGCTCGATGCGATCGTCGCGGAGATCCGGGCGGCGGTGGCATGGGTGATCGAACACGCGAAGGAGCACGGGGGCGATCCGCAACGCGTGTTCGTGGCCGGTCACTCCGCTGGCGGCCATCTCACGGCGATGGCCATGGAGGACGCGCGCGTGGCCGGCGGTGTCGCCATCAGTGGCCTCTTCGACCTCGAGCCGATCCGCCTCTGCTACCTCAATGACAAGCTGCGGCTCGACCCCGCCGAGGCCGCACGGAACAGTCCGCTTCTCCACCTGCCGCCGCGCGCGGCGCCGCTCGTCGTCACGGTAGGGCTCGGTGAGCTCCCCGAGCTGATCCGCCAGTCGGCCGAGTACGCCGAGGCGTGGACAAAGCGAGGGCTGCCCGGCCGCTATCTGCCCCTGGCGAACCATGAGCACTTCTCCATCCTGGAAGAGCTGGCGCGGCCTGAGGGGGCCATCCTCGCCGCCTTGAAGGAGCTCGCCACGAGCGAGCGCTGA